Below is a genomic region from Pseudomonas svalbardensis.
CATCTCGCGGCTGAAACCCCAGCTCAGCGACAACTCACCGCCGTAGACCTGGCCTTCGACCGTCAGCCAGTTGCCCAATGGGGCCGATGGATCCTGCGCCACGCCGTTGCCTTCGGTGGACGGGACAAACATCGCGGCATCGTCGAACTGACGGTCGAACTGCCCCAGATAGTTGAAGGTGATGCGCGGTTGCGGCAACGCCGCCAATTCGGCGCGAATCGCCGGGGTGCCGAGGTAACGCAGTGCGCCGTAGCCGAGGCCTTTGTCCGGCACGGCGCGCAGCTGTTCTTTAATGGTTTTGATCGACGCGCCGAGATCGCCGGAAGGCATCAGATTGACCGGGAACAGGCTGGTGAACCAACCGACGGTGCGGGTCAGGTCGATGTCATCGAACAGGTCTTCGCGGCCATGGCCTTCAAGCTGAATCAGCGTGCTGCCCTGCCCGCTCCAGCGGCAAGCCGCCCGCGCCAGTGCGGTGAGCAGCAGGTCGTTGACCTGTGTGCGATAGGCCGCAGGGGCCTGTTGCAGCAGTTTTCGGGTTTGCTCGGCGTCGAGTTTGAGTTCGAGTTTTTGTTCGAAGCGGTTTTCCAGCGCGCCGGTTGGGCGATCGCACGGCAGATCGGATGGTGCATCGCGCAGCTGGGTTTGCCAGTGACCGAGGCTGTTTTCAAAGGCTGGAAGATGAGCTTGCAGACGGGCGACCCAGCGTTGGTAGGTGCTGGTTTTTACCATCGAAGCATGGCTGCCGCTGTAGAACTGCTGAAGGTCTTCCAGCAGCACGCGCCAGGAAACACCGTCTACCGCCATGTGATGAATGACCAGTAGCAAACGTTGAGTGCCGTCGGCCATCGCTACCAGAAGCGCCCGCATCAATGGACCGTTCTGCAAGTCGAGGCTGCTTTGGGCTTCGTCGCACAGGGCGTTGAGTTCTTCGAGCGATTGAGCCTGACGCTGCCACAACACTGATTCAGTGGTCGGCGCGGCGTAAGCCTGCTGCCAGCCGTTTTCGGTCTGTTCGTAGCGCAGACGCAAGCTGTCGTGATGGGTCAGCAATTGTTCTAAAGCGCGATCCAACGCCTCAACGTTCAACGCCTCACGCGGCATCAGCAGCAGCGACTGGTTCCAGTGCTGACGCTCAGGGATCGCTTGTTCGAAGAACCACTGTTGCACCGGCGCCAGCGCCACCGCACCAACCGCCAGGCCTTGATCGATCAACGGTTGCTCACCGTTGCGGGCGGCCTGGGCCAGGCTACGGACGGTCTGGTGCTGGAACAGGTCTTTGGGGCTCAACACGATGCCGGCCTGACGTGCACGGCTGACCACTTGCATGGAAACGATGGAGTCGCCGCCGAGTTCGAAGAAGTTGTCTTCAAGACCCACATTTTCGATGGCCAACACATCCTGCCAAATCGCGGCGAGGGATTTTTCCATCGCCGTCTGCGGCGCGACGTGTTCGCGTTGTTGCTCAGTGCCGTCGATGGCCGGCAAGGCCTTGCGGTCGAGCTTGCCGTTGGGAGTCAGTGGCAGCTGTTCAAGGAACAGCAGAAACGCCGGGACCATGTAGTCCGGCAGGTGCTGGCGCAGCGCGGCTTTCAAGGTTTCACGCTGGGTCGCTTGAGCGTCGATGTCGTCCAGTAGCGATGGATCGGCCGGCACGATATAGGCGACCAGTTGTTGGCCGTTGACGCCGTCCTGCGCCAGCACCGCCAATTCACGCACGGCGTCCTGCTGCAACAGCCGCGCTTCGATTTCACCCAGTTCGATGCGGAAGCCGCGCACCTTGACCTGATGGTCGATGCGACCGACATATTGCAACGTGCCGTCGGCCTGATAACGGGTCAGGTCGCCGGTGCGGTACAGGCGTTCGCCGTTGCTGGCGAACGGGTTCGGCACGTATTTTTCGGCGGTCATGCCTGGACGTGCCAGGTAACCGCGGGTGATGCCGGCGCCGGCCAGGAACAGCTCGGCGGACACGCCTTGCGGCACCGGTTGCAGGTCAGCATCGAGCAAATAGCTGGCGGTGTGCTTGAGTGGTCGGCCGATGTTCGCGCGGCCAGCGGCCTCACGACGGGTCCAGGTCGAATAGGTGGTGTCTTCGGACGGACCGTACAAATCGTAGACATGCTCGACGGTCGACTGCTGATACAACGCGTCCACCAGGCTCTGCTTCAACGGCTCACCGGCGAGGTTGATGATGCGCACGCTCGGCGGGATCTGCCCGTCGCGTTGCAACGCATTGATCGCCGACGGCACGGTGTTGATCAGGCGCACCTGATCAGGGGCCGGCAGATTCGGCAATTCCAGGGCATTGCGGGCGATGATCACCGAGCCACCGTTGGCCAGCGTGACAAACAGCTCCCACACCGACAGGTCGAAGCACACCGACGTCGAGGCCAATACGCCTTGAATGTCTTCACGGCTGTAGACCGATTTCGACCAGTCGATCAGCGCCAGTACGTTGCGGTGGGCGATGGCCACGCCTTTGGGTTTGCCGGTGGAGCCGGAGGTGTAGATCACGTAGGCGAGGTTGTCTGGTGTGACGCGAGTCATCGGCGCACTACTTGGATAAGCGGCCCACGCCGTATCGTCCATCAGCAACACTTGCGTTTCAGCTGTCACGGTCAATGTCGCAGCGACAGATTGCTCGGTCAGCAGCACTAGCGCGCAGCTGTCTTCGAGCATGTAGGCAACGCGTTCGGCCGGGTAATCCGGGTCCAGCGGCACGTAGGCGCCACCGGCCTTGAGCACGGCGAGCAGCGCGACCAGCAAATTGTCGGAACGCTGCATCGCCACGCCAACGCGGATTTCCGGGCCAACACCCAATTCGATCAACCGATGTGCCAGACGATTGGCCTGATTGTCGAGCTCGGCATATGTCAGCTGCCTCGTGGCAAAGGTCACCGCCAATGCCGTCGGGTTCGCGGCGACTTGCTGACTGATCAGCTCATGAATGCACAGGTCCAGCGGGAAGCTTTCGTCTGCGCGATTCCAGTCATGCACTATGCGTTGATATTCGGCGTTCTCCAGCAGCGGCAAATCACTGATGCGCTGCTGCGAATCACTGACCATGCCCTGCAACAAATGCGTCCAGTGCTGCGCCATGCGCGCGATGGTCGCGGCGTCGAACAGGTCATTGGCGTAAGTCAGCGCGGCGTGCAGCTTGCCGCCCTTTTCATAGGTGTCGAGGGTCAGATCAAATTGAGTGGTGCGCCCTTCCCACTCGATCACGCCCAGCGCCAGACCGGAGGCGGTGCTGACCGTAGAAATGTCCGCGACCTGCGGCTGGTGGTTGTACATCACCTGGAACAGCGGCGTGTGGCTGAGGCTGCGTTCCAGTTTCAGCGCCTCGACCAGGCGCTCGAACGGCAAATCCTGATGGGCCTGGGCACAGAGGGCGGTTTCCTTGATGGCGCGCAGCAGGTCGTCGACGCGGGTCTGGCCGTCGAGCTGGGTGCGCAGCACCTGGGTGTTAACGAAGAAGCCGATCAGGCCTTCGATTTCGGCGCGGTTACGGTTGGCGATCGGCACGCCGACGCGGATGTCGGTTTGCCCGGTGTAGCGATGCAGCAGCGCGTTGAAGGCGCCAAGCAACAGCATGAACAGAGTGATGTTGTGTTTCTGCGCCGTGGCCCGCAACTGCTCGGCCAACTGACCGTCGACGGCGAACTCGTAACGGGTGCCGCGATAGCTCGGCATCGCCGGGCGCGGATGATCGGTGGGCAGTTCCAGCACCGGGTGCTCGTCGCCCAGTTGCGCCTGCCAATAGTCGAGTTGACGCGCCTGTTCGCCCGCCTCCAGCCAGCGGCGTTGCCACAACGCGTAGTCGCTGTACTGGATCGGCAATGGCGCGAGTTGCGGTTGTGCGCCCGCTTCGAAGGCGTCGTAGCAGCGGATGAATTCGTCGATCAGCACGTTCATCGACCAGCCGTCGGAAACGATGTGGTGCAGGGTCAGCAGCAGGACGTGTTCCTGCTCGGCGAGTTTGAGCAAGGTGACGCGCAGTAATGGGCCGGTTGCCAGATCAAACGGCAGCACGGATTGCTGCTCGGCCGCTTGGGCAACGGACCTTTCGCGCTCCATGGCCGGTAATGCGCTGAAATCCACCTGATCGATCACAAGCGGCCCGCTGGCCGGCACTTGCAGCAGGTCGCCGTCGGCCTGGCGCTGGAACACGGTGCGCAGGGTTTCGTGACGTTCAACGAGGCTGGCGAACGCTTGCTCCAGCGCGGGCAGGTTCAACTGCCCGGTCAGGCGCACCGCGCCCGGCAGGTTGTACGCGCCGCTTTGCGGGTCCAGCTGCCAGAGAAACCACATGCGTTGCTGGGCGTACGACAACGCCTGGCGATCCTCGGCTTCTACGCCGGCAGGAATCGGAAAACGGGCGAAATCAACGCCTTCCTTGTGCAAGGCCGCAAGGAACCTCTGGCGCTTTTCCAGGGGCAACCCGATAAACCGGCGAGCAAGTTTCAAGGAGTCTTCAGCATTCATTTCTTAGCATCCGGATCAGTGGCGGGAAGCACAAAGGCACGTCGTCCCTATAAAACGAATGCAGACCGGAAAAATTAGCGAATGAGAACAAGTATCAGGAAGGAGGTAGAACGCGGAGTGTCAGGGTGTCAAAAGTCATTGTGGGAGCGAGCTTGCTCGCGAAGTCGATGTATCAGCCACCCTTGATGTCGACTGATACTCCGCCTTCGTCGGAACGCCGCCCGGAGCCGGCTCGTTCCCACAGGATTGAGGTGATGTTGAGATTGGGTCAGGCGCTGACTGCCATGGCATGCCGCCGATGGTGAACTTCCAGCTGATCCTTGATCACCCGCAACACCTTGGCTTCGTGCTCGTGGATAAAGAAGTGACCGCCAGCGAGCATGTCCACCGAGAAACTGCCGTGGGTTTCCTTGCTCCAGCCGATCAACTGTTCGGTGGTAGCGCGATCAGCCTTGCCGCCGAGCACATGAATCGGGCACTTGAGCAACGAACGCTGTTGCGGCTCGAAACGTCCGCACAATAGAAAGTCCGCGCGCAACACTGGCAGCGTCAGGCTCATCAGCTCTTCGTTGGCCAACACTTCCTCGCTAGTGCCGTTGAGGGTGCGCAATTGCTCGATCAGTTCGGCATCGGTTTTAGGCTCGGCGAAACCGCGATCGTAGTCGGCACGCAGGGTCGGTGCGGCGGTGCCCGAGGCGAACAGCGCCACCGGTTCCGCGCAGCCAAGCGAGCCAAACGCATGGGCCATCTCACAGGCCAGCAACGCGCCAAGGCTATGACCGAACAGCGCGTACGGCGCCTTGAGCGTGGCTTTTTGTTCCTGCGCGAGTTGTAGCGCCAAGCGTCGCATGTCGGTGTGCAAGGGTTCGCCAAACCGGGCGCCACGCCCCGGTAATTCCACGGGTTGCAGCTTGAGCCACTCCGGTAGTTTGCGTCGCCAGCGGCTGTAGACCATGGCACTCGCGCCCGAATAAGGCAGGCAGAGCAATGTCAGCTGGGTCACCGGGTTCACCTCGAAAAGTTGTCTGTTAAGTGAACGGATGAGCGTCGGGGAGAATTAGTCGTACACATCCCCCTTGTAGGAGTGAGCCTGCTCGCGATAGCGGTGTGTCAGTCAAAATAAATGGTGACTATTACACCGCTATCGCGAGCAGGCTCACTCCTACAGGGGGGCTTTATTTCAAATGGCGGAAGCTTTGCACTGCGGAACCGAGGACCACGGCGCCAGCGGCGACGGCGACCCAGAATCCGCTCCGGGCTCCAAATGCATCGATAAGCCAACCCGAACTGGCCGCGCCAATCGCCACGCCAATGCTCAACCCGGTCACCAGCCAGGTCAGGCCTTCAGTGAGTTTGGCCGGCGGCACGATGCGCTCCACCAACGCCATCGCAACAATCAGCGTCGGCGCAAAAAACAGCCCGGCGACAAACACTGCCAGCGACAGCCCGAGAATGTTCGTCGCCAGCAGCAACGGCAGCGTGGTCACCGCCGTCGCCACCCCGCCGTACAGAAACAGTTGCGGCAACGGCAGTTTCGAGCGCAACGCCCCGAACGCCAGCCCGGCCAGGCACGAGCCGATGGCGTACACCGACAACACAATGCTCGCCGCCGCTGGCTGGCCCTGCTGCTGGGCGAAGGCCACGCTGACCACATCCACCACACCGACGATGGTGCCCATGGCGACCATCAACAGCATCAGCAACTGAATCTCGCTGGAACGAATGATCGAGGCCTGATGATGGTCTTCATGAGGATGAATCGCCGGCTCGGTGTCACGTTGCAGCACAAACGCCGTCACCCCGATCGCCAGCATCAGCAACGCCGCCAACGGCCCCGCCTCGGGGAACGCCACAACGCACAACCCCACCGACAGTGGCGGACCGACAATAAAACAGACCTCGTCCAGCACCGACTCCAGCGCATAAGCAGTGTGCAGTTCAGGCTGGCCGCGATACACCTCGGTCCAGCGCGCCCGCACCATCGCCGACATGCTTGGCATGCAACCGGCCAGCGCGGCGAACACAAACAACGTCCACTGCGGCGCCTGCAAACGAGTGCAAAGCAACACCAGCAACAACGCCCCGCCCCCGATCAACGCCGACACCGGCAAGATCCGACGCTGCCCGAAGCGGTCCACCAACCGCGAAACCTGCGGTGCACAAAATGCCGTGGCCAAGGCAAACGTGGCCGCCACTGCGCCAGCCAATCCATACCCGCCCTGCAGTTGCGAGAGCATGGTGATCAGGCCGATGCCGGTCATGGAAATCGGCATGCGCGCGATCATGCCCGCCAGTACAAAAGCTCGAGCGCCTGGGGCGTTGAATAGTTCGCGGTAGGGGTTTGCCATGGGATCCTCTCATCCTTTGCGGATGCACGGTGCCACAAACCCGACTGGCAGTAAAAAGTACCCGGGCGTAAAAGTCTGCAACGCCTTGCGGCGCTATCGGAACTGAACTAGATTTTCTATTCCCGAAAACTAGTCTGAAGTTCACTACGAAGTCTGGTCCGAAATAATGTCCAGTAGCGAAGGCACGCAGGAGTCTTGCTATGGAAGAGTTACTGATTCTGGTCAGCCCGAAAGATCGCCAGACCGGCTTCGCCCCCAAGTTGCAGGTCCATCAACAAGGCCTGCGACACCGCGCATTTTCCATTTTCGTTTTCGATCGTAACGGGCACCTGCTGCTGCAACAACGCGCACTTGGCAAAT
It encodes:
- a CDS encoding thioesterase II family protein, with translation MTQLTLLCLPYSGASAMVYSRWRRKLPEWLKLQPVELPGRGARFGEPLHTDMRRLALQLAQEQKATLKAPYALFGHSLGALLACEMAHAFGSLGCAEPVALFASGTAAPTLRADYDRGFAEPKTDAELIEQLRTLNGTSEEVLANEELMSLTLPVLRADFLLCGRFEPQQRSLLKCPIHVLGGKADRATTEQLIGWSKETHGSFSVDMLAGGHFFIHEHEAKVLRVIKDQLEVHHRRHAMAVSA
- a CDS encoding MFS transporter; its protein translation is MANPYRELFNAPGARAFVLAGMIARMPISMTGIGLITMLSQLQGGYGLAGAVAATFALATAFCAPQVSRLVDRFGQRRILPVSALIGGGALLLVLLCTRLQAPQWTLFVFAALAGCMPSMSAMVRARWTEVYRGQPELHTAYALESVLDEVCFIVGPPLSVGLCVVAFPEAGPLAALLMLAIGVTAFVLQRDTEPAIHPHEDHHQASIIRSSEIQLLMLLMVAMGTIVGVVDVVSVAFAQQQGQPAAASIVLSVYAIGSCLAGLAFGALRSKLPLPQLFLYGGVATAVTTLPLLLATNILGLSLAVFVAGLFFAPTLIVAMALVERIVPPAKLTEGLTWLVTGLSIGVAIGAASSGWLIDAFGARSGFWVAVAAGAVVLGSAVQSFRHLK